From the Sphingomonas brevis genome, the window AACGTCCACCATGCAGCCCCCGCAGAGCTGGGCCGATGCTAGCTCGCTTTACAAGGGGCAGCAACGCCTACGGGCCGCCTATCTAACGACCACTTTCCACCCATTGCGATCATTACGGCTGGGTGTGATATGCCGGTGCCAGAACGGGGGCCGTGCAGATGCGATCAGGTGTCGTGGCAGTCAGCATGGCAATGCTGGCGTGGACAGGTCAGGCTCATGGTTCCGACCTGAAAGCCGATGTCCAGGCGTGGCGATCCGCCCATGAGCGACAGATTATCAACCACCTCACCGAGTTGACCGCGATCCCGAGTGTCGCTGCCCGACCTGACGGGCTTGCGAAGATGGCAACGAGGCTGGAAGCTGAACTGAAGGCTCGCGGCTTCGCGGCGCGGCTCCTGCCGGGACCGGCCGGGTCGCCGCCAGCGGTGTTCGGCAGCTTGGATACGGCCGGCGCGAAACGCACCGTTGTCTTCTACGCCCATTATGATGGACAGCCGGTGGACCCTGCAACGTGGCGCACGGACCCTTTCGATCCAGTCATGAAGGCGGGGCCCGGCGCTCAGGCAGCGACGATTGACTGGCAAGGCAGGGCGCCGCCCTACGATCCGGAATGGCGCCTGTTCGGTCGCGCGGCCAGCGACGACAAATCGTCGATCGTCGCCTTTCTCGCGGCATTCGATGCGCTTCGCGCGAAAGGGCAAAAGCCGGCCATCAACATCAAGGTCTTCTGGGAGGGCGAAGAGGAACTAAACTCGCCGGGGTTGCGGTCAACGCTCGAGACCAACCGCGATTTGCTCAAGGCCGATCTCTGGTTGATTGGCGACGGCCCGCTCCACCAATCGAGATCGCCCACGCTCTATTTCGGCGCGCGCGGGAATGTTGATGTAGAGGCGACGGTCTACGGTCCGTCACGGCCGCTACACAGTGGACATTATGGAAACTGGGCGCCCAATCCGGCGATGCTCGCGGTCGAGCTGATTTCGGAACTTCGCGATCCGGATGGCCGAATTCTCATTCCCGACTTCAGTGCGGACGTGCGTGCGGCAAGCCCTGCCGAGCGGGCGGCGATCGATCATCTGCCATCGGTCGAGGAGGAATTGCGCGAGGAATATTCCCTTGGCCGGACCGAAGGCACCGAGGGGCTCGCCGCAAGCACCATGCGACCGGCGCTCAACATAGTCGGCCTTCGCGCCGGTGATGGCGCGCGGGCAATACCCTCCCAGGCCATGGTCTCAATGGATTTCAGGCTGGTGCCCGATCAGACGCCTGAGCGGGTGAAGGACCAAGTCGAGGCCTATCTGACGTCCAAGGGATGGAAGGTCATCCACGGCGACCCTGATGCCGCGACCCGGCGAGCCAATGGAAAGCTGGTCAAGCTCGATTGGCGTGGAGGTTATCCCGCCCTTCGCACGCCCATGGACGCCCCTTTTGCCAAGGCAGTGATCGCGACGGTCGGCGACGCCGCGGGCCGGCGCCCCGCCGTTCTTCCGACGATGGGCGGCAGCGTTCCAATCTATCTATTCTCTGATGTGCTGAAAGCGCCGATCGTCGTGCTACCCATCGCCAACCACGACAATAATCAGCACGCGCCCAACGAGAATGCGCGCATTCAGAATCTTTGGGATGGGATCGTCACCTACGCTTATCTGATGACCAGGCTCGACTGGTAGGGCGCTCCGATGCAGTACCCGCTTTCCACTCCTTGCGGTCATCAAAAGCGGGTGCGATGCTTCGCAGATGGGTAGAATGGTTTGCGTCGCATTCTTCGTATTGGCCGCGCCTGGCGCGTGCGCCGATGCTCCACCAGCTCCTGATGCTCAACGGTCAATTGCTCAACGCTCGTGCTCGGCAGAAATTGGTGTTTCAGCGTCAGCCGCGCTGGTTGGACAATGCGTTCAAGTTTCGCCTGCGACGCATCCGCCGTGCAACGCTCAAAACTCATGCACCATGATCCGCGACGAGATAAAACGGGGCTGCGATTTCGTTGGAGATGGGAAGCCTACGTTCTGCGGAACTTAATGACCGCTTTCGGCCCAATGCGGGCACAGGCCCGGATTGGCAGTGACGCGCAAATCAACTGGGAAAGTTAAGCTTGAACTCGATTTCCCTGAAGCGTGGGTCGCGCCGGATCGGGTCAAGGAATGGGTCGACTCTCATGCCGGCCAGTCCCGGGTCCCGTGTTTGCAGCGCCGCTTGCAGCGCCTTGAACGCTTGATCGACATCGCCGAGCTGGGCGTAAACTTCTCCATACTGATAGAGCGTAGAATCTCCGTAGAGCCTTTGCATGCGACCCAAGCGCTCCAGCGCGCCCCCACGATCTCCGGCTCGAATGGCGAGGACGGCTTCGCCAAGGAGTCGGTAATAATGGTCCGGCTCCAGCTTTCGATACTCGGCCGCGGCCTCAGCATCCCTTTTCAACCACAAAAGCGCATTTGCGAGGACGCGGCGGGCTGTCTGGCGACCGGGGGCGATCTGCAGCGATCGGCGCGCAACTGCGGCCGCCTCGGTGAAGCGACGAGCGCGATAAAGGGCGTAGGCCTGCACCTCAAGCGAAAGGGGATTTAGCGGGTCCAGACTTGTCGCCCTCTCCGCCATCCTAAGCGCTTCGTCGTGCCGGCGAGACTGGCCGAGCAGGTTCGCATAAGCGCGCAGGACAGCAACATCATCGCCCGGAAGCGCATCCGCCTTCTTAAGATCGGCGAGGGCGCCGCCAAGATTGAGTTGCTCTCGCAGGATGTTGGCTCGCGCGGCATATCCTTCCGCCAGCTCCGGAGCGATGGCGATCGCGCGGTTCACCGATGCCAGCGCCTCCCTGTTTTCCCGCTTCCCTTCCGCTGCGGTTAGCGCATGGACGTTCGCTTTGACTCTAAGCACCTCCCCCCTTCGGGCGTATGCTTTGGCAAAATTGGGATCCAGTGCGATTGCCTCGTTGAGGAGGCGCAGCGACTCATTCGCGCCGGCTTCCGTGTCGTTGAGACGTTCTGGACTTGATCGGAAATACAAATCCTGCGCGTCCGGATTTCGAGTGCCGCCGATTTCCAGGACGGCACGGTCGTCGCCCGCCAACCTGATGCTGAGCGCCTGAGCGACGCTTTCCGCGATGCCGGTCTGGATTTGCAGGACGTCGCCCAAGGGCCGATCGAAGCTGTCCGACCAGCGCTCCATACCGTTATCGCCGTCAATCAACTGGGCGTTGACGCGAATGGTTGATGGCGACTTTCGGACGCTTCCTGTCAGGATATTGGCGACCCCGAGCTTGCGCGCCGCGATTTTGGCGTCGGCATCGCGAAGCATTTCCGATGATGTGCGGGCGACGACGGTGAGGCCCGCTATGCGGGATAGGGCATTGCGCAGCTCCTCCGCCATTCCATCCGAAAAATAGGCCTGGCCGGGATCTCCGCTCAAATTGGCGAATGGAAGGACCGCAATGCTATGGGCGCGCGCCGCGGACGGCTTCAGCACGAACCAGCCGGCGGCAACGGCAACCACGGTTGCAGCTGCCCCGCCGGCCACTATGGCGCGACGGCTGACACCCGGACTTTCGAAATGCACATGATTCGGCCTGGGAGCACCCGAAACGATCGCGCGCACAGCCGCCAGGACCGCCTGATACCGCGGATCGGAGCGATCTCCTTTCCAGCGGACGATCGGGATCGCCTGAATTTCGCCAAAGCCCAGAGGCGGGTCTACTTTGTCGATCCGGACCGGCAGATAGGCGTGGCGGCGCTGCGCCCGCGTAGCCTCGTCGCGGACAAAATGACCTTTTGGTCCGATTGAGCGCCTGCTCCAGACGACGATCACGCATTTCGACTGATCCAGCTGCTGCTGGATCGAGTCCCGCCACTCGTCACCGCCGCCGATATGAGCATCCCACCAGACTGACAGTCCCTCAGCCTCGAGCGCCTCCACAAGTGGGGATACCCGGACCCGGTCCTCGGCCTTGTACGAGACAAAAACGTCCGACATGCGCGCCCCAGTCATCTGCCTTCTATTATTGAATGGCGCAGATGCAAACCGAAGAGCCAACGTCCGCTTTCAACGCATTTCGGCCAGAAGCTGGCGCGCTCAACGCAGCTTTTCGAGTCCAGCCAAAGACATCTGCCGCATAGGCATCATTGTCAGGTTGCGGCGATATGCATCCGCTGCTTCCGCCTTTCGACCCATTGCCCGAAGCTCGTCTCCCAACAATTCGGCACTGGGCTTGGCGAGAACGGGCGGGCCGAACGGTTGGGGCAATGCTGCCTCTGCGGCGGCAGCTGCGGCAAGTAATTGCAGTCCTGTATCCCTGGCGCCGTGGGCGAGTGCCGCAACGGCCTCGCCCTGGGCAACGGCCCGGTCGAGCCAGGCGCTGCTTTCATGATCGTCGGGTCTTTCGCGCGGCATGGCGACGACAATCCGATCGCGGTAGCGGCGGAGCTGCTCAAGGGCCGCATCAACCACGGCGGCATCGTTACGTGCCGCGAGCAACTGCCCATATGCCAGCTCGAACCTGCCTGCCAGGTTGCCATCGCCGACAGGGACCGCGGCGAAGTCCGGCCAACGCCCGGTATCTACTCCGTGACGAATGGCGATCGACGCCCAACTGTTGAACAGGCTGCGCTCCGCCCCAAGGACTGACCCGCCGTCGCGCTTGGCAAATTCCTCCATCGCTTGCGCGCGGCATTGGTCGACCAGCGCCTGGCTGTCCTTGCCCTGCTGGTCCAGCGCGTAGGCGAGCCACTCATTATAGTGGCCGCACCAGGATGCCGGCTTGCCTGCCGCGGCCCGCTGCGCATTCACTACCTTCATGGCCTGGATATTGGTTGCTTCGACCGCCTTCCAGTCGCCGAGCGCAAGATAGATATGGCTGACCATATGTTGTGCGTGTCCCGCATCCGGCGCGACCGCCGCGTAACGCCGGGCGGCCCTCAACCCCAGCGGCGCATGAGCCGGATCGTCGTAGCTGTGGATCAGATAATGCAGCAGACCCGGGTGATCCGGATGTGTGGGAAAGGCCTCCTCAAGCATCGCCGCGGCCCGCATGTAAATGGCGGTGTCGCGGCCTTGGCTGGCAAGCCCCAGCGTCGCCAACGCCGCGAAGCTGCGCGCGTCGATATCGCTCGGATCGGCCTCGTAAAGCGCCATCATTTTCGCATGGTAGGCGCGGTCGCGGGACAGCTTGTCGCCATCTCCATATAGCGCCTCTACCGCGCCCAGCCAGGCGGCTTCGCGGCTTCCGCGGGCCTTTGCCTTGCGCGCCTCCGGCGACGGGCCAAGCCGGGCCAGGGCCGCGCGCCCGCCGTCTTTGTCCTGGAAGGCCCAGAGCGGATGATTGTAGGTCATGGCCTCGCCCCAAAAGGCCATGACATTGGCTGGATCCGCTGCCTGGGCCCGGCGAAACGCCACCGCCGCCCGGTCGTATTCGAAGTTGTGAAGAAGGTAGAGGCCTTCGGCATAAGCGGAGGAATGTGCGGGCCCGGCTACCGCGTCGATGGCCGGTTCGTGCTGATGCTGCGCGGTCGCCGGAGCTGCCAGCAGCGCCAGAAATAGGGCCAGACCTTTCATGCAGCATCCCCCACCGTTCGGTCGAAGGCTACGCCGCGCCCAATTGCGGTTCAAGGTGCACCCCGGTTTCGGGCGACCTGGCGTCCACGTTTCACCCTTATCTGTCATAAGCTGCGCCCAATCGTTGCCCCCTCGCTCTGCCCTTGCTAGGCGCGCCGTCTGATTTGCCGACAGACAAGGAACGACATGGTCCCCCGCTATTCCCGTCCCGCGATGACCGCCATCTGGTCGGCCGAGAACCGCTACAAGATTTGGTGGGCGATCGAGGTTTTCGCGGCCGAGGCGATGGGCAAGATCGGGATGATCCCTCCGCAAGACGCCGCCACCATCCGCAAGGCCTATGACGCCGACGTGTTGGGCGAAGTCGATGTGCCGGCGATCGACGCGATCGAGGCGGTGACCAAGCATGATGTGATCGCCTTCCTGACGTGGGCGGGCGAGAAGCTGGGGCCGGAGCGACGCTGGCTGCACCAGGGCATGACCAGCAGCGACGTGCTCGACACCAGCCTGGCGGTGCAATTGAAGCAATCCGCCGACCTGCTGATCGAGGACCTGGAAGCGCTGCTCGAAGTACTGAAGCGCCGGGCATACGAACATAAGCTGACCCCGACCATCGGCCGAAGCCACGGCATCCACGCCGAGCCGGTGACCTTCGGACTGAAGCTCGCCCAGGCCTATGCCGAGTTCGACCGAAACCGCGCCCGGCTGAAGGCTGCCCGCGACGACATTGCCACCTGCGCCATCTCCGGAGCGGTCGGAACCTTTGCCAACATCGACCCGGCCGTTGAAGAGCATGTCGCCAAGGAACTTGGTCTGACGCCCGAACCGACCTCGACCCAGGTGATCCCGCGCGACCGGCATGCGATGTTCTTCGCCACCTTAGGCGTGATCGCCTCGTCGATCGAGCGGCTGGCGGTTGAGATCCGCCACCTGCAGCGGACCGAAGTACTCGAGGTCGAGGAATATTTCTCGCCGGGCCAGAAGGGTTCGTCGGCCATGCCGCATAAGCGCAACCCGGTGCTGACCGAGAATCTGACTGGCCTCGCCCGCATGGTCCGGTCGGCCGTAGTGCCGGCGATGGAGAATGTCGCGCTGTGGCACG encodes:
- the purB gene encoding adenylosuccinate lyase; amino-acid sequence: MVPRYSRPAMTAIWSAENRYKIWWAIEVFAAEAMGKIGMIPPQDAATIRKAYDADVLGEVDVPAIDAIEAVTKHDVIAFLTWAGEKLGPERRWLHQGMTSSDVLDTSLAVQLKQSADLLIEDLEALLEVLKRRAYEHKLTPTIGRSHGIHAEPVTFGLKLAQAYAEFDRNRARLKAARDDIATCAISGAVGTFANIDPAVEEHVAKELGLTPEPTSTQVIPRDRHAMFFATLGVIASSIERLAVEIRHLQRTEVLEVEEYFSPGQKGSSAMPHKRNPVLTENLTGLARMVRSAVVPAMENVALWHERDISHSSVERFIGPDACITLDFALARLTGVVDKLLVYPDRMQKNLDRMGGLVHSQRVLLALTQAGLSREDSYALVQRNAMKVWDSDGQLSLLDLLKDDPDVTSKLSDVQLEELFDLGYHLKQVDTIFQRVFGA
- a CDS encoding M20/M25/M40 family metallo-hydrolase; the protein is MAMLAWTGQAHGSDLKADVQAWRSAHERQIINHLTELTAIPSVAARPDGLAKMATRLEAELKARGFAARLLPGPAGSPPAVFGSLDTAGAKRTVVFYAHYDGQPVDPATWRTDPFDPVMKAGPGAQAATIDWQGRAPPYDPEWRLFGRAASDDKSSIVAFLAAFDALRAKGQKPAINIKVFWEGEEELNSPGLRSTLETNRDLLKADLWLIGDGPLHQSRSPTLYFGARGNVDVEATVYGPSRPLHSGHYGNWAPNPAMLAVELISELRDPDGRILIPDFSADVRAASPAERAAIDHLPSVEEELREEYSLGRTEGTEGLAASTMRPALNIVGLRAGDGARAIPSQAMVSMDFRLVPDQTPERVKDQVEAYLTSKGWKVIHGDPDAATRRANGKLVKLDWRGGYPALRTPMDAPFAKAVIATVGDAAGRRPAVLPTMGGSVPIYLFSDVLKAPIVVLPIANHDNNQHAPNENARIQNLWDGIVTYAYLMTRLDW
- a CDS encoding TIR domain-containing protein, with product MSDVFVSYKAEDRVRVSPLVEALEAEGLSVWWDAHIGGGDEWRDSIQQQLDQSKCVIVVWSRRSIGPKGHFVRDEATRAQRRHAYLPVRIDKVDPPLGFGEIQAIPIVRWKGDRSDPRYQAVLAAVRAIVSGAPRPNHVHFESPGVSRRAIVAGGAAATVVAVAAGWFVLKPSAARAHSIAVLPFANLSGDPGQAYFSDGMAEELRNALSRIAGLTVVARTSSEMLRDADAKIAARKLGVANILTGSVRKSPSTIRVNAQLIDGDNGMERWSDSFDRPLGDVLQIQTGIAESVAQALSIRLAGDDRAVLEIGGTRNPDAQDLYFRSSPERLNDTEAGANESLRLLNEAIALDPNFAKAYARRGEVLRVKANVHALTAAEGKRENREALASVNRAIAIAPELAEGYAARANILREQLNLGGALADLKKADALPGDDVAVLRAYANLLGQSRRHDEALRMAERATSLDPLNPLSLEVQAYALYRARRFTEAAAVARRSLQIAPGRQTARRVLANALLWLKRDAEAAAEYRKLEPDHYYRLLGEAVLAIRAGDRGGALERLGRMQRLYGDSTLYQYGEVYAQLGDVDQAFKALQAALQTRDPGLAGMRVDPFLDPIRRDPRFREIEFKLNFPS